One segment of bacterium DNA contains the following:
- a CDS encoding glycosyltransferase has product MKILVYLPRIFRIGGSIYELLSFADFFRSLGYDVHVHYDSVSNSQIENIPNLLKFYNLKFLDEDDFKFEINEKNYDLIFTRAFYAHKFRIPTIAWCIVSGFRISNNVIEYWANCNTTRKRLQVDSLTIFPPHDYSMFRPLDLNTERDIDVLTVIRTNEFRDKGGFDFVEIHKKYPNSLMITTVTNQQDLEFLKNLNIKFVYNLPRVEVARYMKRSKVFVLASYRESCPLVIYEALNAGCIIVTRNVGCVKEQLGSLGFICSNPIECIEQALSIKNREDYIKQGMKFDVANVGYKIKRRLDYIKERLNER; this is encoded by the coding sequence ATGAAGATTTTAGTTTATTTACCAAGAATTTTTAGAATTGGCGGCTCTATTTATGAATTATTGTCTTTTGCAGATTTTTTTAGATCATTAGGTTATGATGTTCATGTTCATTATGATTCTGTATCCAATAGTCAGATAGAAAATATACCGAATCTATTGAAATTCTACAATTTGAAATTTTTGGATGAAGATGATTTTAAATTTGAAATAAACGAGAAAAATTATGATTTAATATTTACTAGAGCTTTTTATGCACATAAATTCAGAATTCCCACGATTGCTTGGTGTATCGTATCTGGATTTCGTATTTCAAATAACGTAATTGAATATTGGGCAAATTGCAACACAACACGAAAGAGACTTCAAGTTGATTCATTAACGATATTTCCGCCACATGATTATTCTATGTTTAGGCCTTTAGATCTAAATACTGAAAGAGACATTGATGTTTTAACTGTCATAAGGACAAATGAATTTAGGGATAAAGGCGGGTTTGATTTTGTAGAAATTCATAAAAAATATCCAAATAGTTTAATGATAACAACAGTTACGAATCAACAAGACTTGGAATTTCTCAAGAACCTTAATATCAAATTTGTTTATAATTTACCTAGAGTGGAAGTTGCCAGATATATGAAAAGAAGTAAAGTTTTTGTCTTGGCTTCTTATAGAGAAAGCTGTCCCTTGGTAATATACGAAGCACTTAATGCAGGATGCATTATAGTAACTAGAAATGTTGGATGTGTAAAGGAACAATTGGGTTCATTAGGATTCATTTGTTCTAATCCGATTGAATGTATTGAGCAGGCTTTATCAATTAAAAATAGAGAAGATTATATCAAACAAGGTATGAAATTTGACGTTGCTAATGTTGGATATAAAATTAAACGAAGATTAGATTATATCAAGGAAAGGCTAAATGAACGATAA
- a CDS encoding polysaccharide pyruvyl transferase family protein, with protein MNDKVKKLNEILCNQIITNLKDLPKKLIFAGFPVPELSNVGDYLIAAGLIKLFRILNIEYVICKYGRDLPNYDLPILIRGGEYSSASLGMRDVFKWFFQAKNRKIIFAPTSFVRDFDKHCALFFELPKIEYVCFREKTSKEYFEKNLRIRIPTKLVPCPSILLYNEFENIIPKNNILIIYPNTEETPLLIKISSMLRKYIKIRWLWNDKDKKILNNLSSKDAIEYAKEFAYNRLCEAKLVISNRMHGSLIPAILGINVISFNGLTHKVKSFYNTYLKNYPNIKFVENNNDLENLKWI; from the coding sequence ATGAACGATAAAGTAAAAAAACTAAATGAAATATTATGTAATCAAATAATAACCAATTTGAAAGATTTACCGAAAAAATTGATCTTTGCTGGGTTTCCTGTTCCAGAATTGAGCAATGTTGGTGATTATTTAATTGCAGCTGGTCTAATAAAATTGTTTAGAATTCTTAATATCGAATATGTAATTTGCAAATATGGCCGAGACTTGCCCAATTATGATTTGCCAATATTAATTCGAGGTGGTGAATATAGTTCAGCTTCTTTAGGAATGCGAGATGTTTTCAAATGGTTTTTCCAAGCTAAAAATAGAAAGATAATTTTTGCGCCAACGAGCTTTGTAAGAGATTTCGATAAACATTGTGCATTATTTTTTGAATTACCAAAAATAGAATATGTTTGTTTTAGGGAAAAAACAAGTAAGGAATACTTTGAAAAAAATTTGCGTATTAGAATTCCAACAAAGTTAGTACCATGTCCTAGTATTTTATTATATAATGAATTTGAAAATATAATACCCAAAAATAATATATTGATTATTTATCCAAATACTGAAGAAACTCCGTTATTGATTAAAATTTCTTCAATGTTAAGGAAATATATTAAAATTAGATGGTTATGGAATGATAAGGATAAGAAAATTTTGAATAATTTGTCATCAAAAGATGCAATAGAATATGCTAAAGAATTTGCATACAATCGATTGTGTGAAGCCAAACTAGTTATTTCTAATAGAATGCATGGTAGTTTAATACCCGCTATATTAGGAATCAATGTCATATCTTTTAATGGACTTACGCATAAAGTAAAAAGTTTTTATAATACTTACCTAAAAAATTATCCTAATATTAAATTTGTAGAAAACAATAATGATTTGGAAAATCTAAAATGGATATAA
- a CDS encoding SDR family oxidoreductase, whose amino-acid sequence MKVLITGSKGYIGANLKHFLKNRNVQFIECDLPNCDIRQFEKYKFENINAIIHSAAISGLKNCIINALEAYETNVLASYKLIDFCLEKRIPFIFTSSQAAKGTSYYGYTKACVEDYIIDKCKFGLKSYIFRLTNVYGGIDFLKKKNTVISKFLKQYKNNEKLTIYGDGNQKRNFIHVLDVCEIIYLALNSKVPCCTKIDIGSDDTISINDLAKLFSTDVNYTTGLVGNKNVSLNLEEMNKFYKCKYKLKDWLKDEINN is encoded by the coding sequence ATGAAGGTTTTGATTACAGGCTCTAAAGGTTATATTGGGGCTAATTTGAAACATTTTCTAAAAAACAGGAATGTTCAATTTATAGAATGTGATTTGCCCAATTGCGATATAAGACAATTTGAAAAATATAAATTTGAAAATATAAATGCGATAATTCATTCAGCTGCTATAAGTGGTTTGAAAAATTGTATTATAAATGCATTAGAAGCATATGAAACTAATGTTTTAGCAAGTTATAAGCTAATTGACTTTTGTTTGGAAAAAAGAATCCCATTTATCTTTACTTCTTCACAAGCAGCAAAAGGAACTTCTTACTATGGATATACAAAAGCTTGTGTAGAAGATTATATAATCGATAAATGCAAATTTGGCTTAAAATCATATATATTTAGATTAACTAATGTCTATGGTGGAATTGATTTTTTAAAGAAAAAGAATACTGTAATTAGCAAATTCTTAAAGCAGTATAAAAATAATGAAAAATTAACCATTTATGGCGATGGAAATCAAAAAAGGAATTTTATACATGTGCTGGATGTTTGTGAAATAATATACTTAGCATTAAATTCTAAAGTTCCATGCTGCACTAAGATTGATATTGGATCTGACGATACAATTAGTATAAATGATTTAGCAAAGTTATTTAGTACAGATGTTAATTATACAACTGGATTAGTTGGTAATAAAAATGTAAGTTTGAACTTGGAAGAAATGAATAAATTTTATAAATGCAAATATAAATTAAAAGATTGGTTAAAGGATGAGATTAATAATTAA